Below is a genomic region from Cloeon dipterum chromosome 2, ieCloDipt1.1, whole genome shotgun sequence.
TTTAAATGCGGAAAAATTCCATCTTGAAACTTCAGGCAAAAGACAagcaaaatgtgattttatgGAAGATTTAATTAGACGGTTACATAcacttattattatattattattgaaatttattggcaTTGGTTGTTTTTATACGGGTTGcagtataattaaattaaattgccatGATTCAAGTTTACTAGATATTTACAACGATTGAAAGCTCAGAAAAGTTGTCcgtctaaatttaaaagcccTCTATGTAttcgatttatttgtttattattgttattattttatttaagttgaCATTTTCAATCTTAAGTGGTTGATAGTTGGCAAGAATTGTCAAcagatttgaataaaacttgGTTAGAGTCGATAGTGAATTAGGTAGAGGGCATTACATTTTCTCTTGAAGGcctaaaattgtcatttttttaaaaatacattttttaaaatttgaggcTTATTTAAAACGACGAAATTgaaacaacgaggatgaagcctatggttttattttttctcaacataaatttttagtttttaatttagcatctTTAGggtgtgcaaataaaataaacacatcgctttcatttatttgataacatccttattttccctttttctgtttttctgcTCTacgattgcaataaaataataaaaacttatcTTCTCTTTATCCCATCGCTAtcaagaaaatcaataaaatcaacgGAGCAGTCAGCATACTCTCATGGACCTCGGTAGCGTTGTCAATTAATCAATTACTTTGTGCAATGGAGCATGATTCATGCCAGAATAGTTGGCGTCTAGACGTCGTTAGGAGCgtgcatgaaatttttgctgcgGCCGTCGGCATACGTGAAACACCGTCCAGCATTCCGCACCGTGCGCCAAATATTACTCTCTCTCCTGCCCTCTCCGGTTGGCTTCTTCTTATCGATTATCGGTGGGTGCTTGGTTATTCGGTTGATCTGGCACAACCCTTGAGTGGCTGGCTCCGGTCGTCGCTTTTATGAGTGTCGCGGACAATGTGACCTTTCTGCGTACGTACACAAACAGCTCATGTGACgcgagcaaattgaaaaattataaatgactATCATCCTCTATCGCTTATAACAAGAAAGATGAAGTGATGCGTCCTTTCGGATAACACACGCCGCCCTGTTGGCGCGGGAGGAAAGAAAAGGAGGCTGCTTGAAGGGAAGGAAGAGAATTGCCCTGCCCGAATATAATCCATCATTCATGATGATGAAACTCTCGtgtgcagcggcggcggcactcATGGCATCAGATTTTTTACTCCCCGGATCGCATTTATGGAAAaggattatatttttgtgcCGCCGCCAGCCTGGAAGTGGAAGCGGGAGCGATGcatggaaaaaaatggagaTGCGAACGTTAAGTGCGGAAgcgatgcaaaaataaatggcaaaatttatcaaattttccgCCCCAGACGAATTTCCTTTGGCAGAATTGGAGAAAAGGGCGCGAATTTGCGGAATTCGCTTGGCAGGGGGCGTGTCTGACGGAGATGGAAAACGCGTCGACTGCTAATTGTAGTTTGAAAGCTGCAGCAGCCGTGTCAGCGGCAGCAGAGggctaaaaattgattcagcGAGTGGGCGGCGTTGTTGGGCCGCGCCGGATGCCAGAGACTCCGGGGATGCAAAATTGCAATGTGAATGTCAGCTCCCTAAGCTAAAGCTGATTGGATAAACCAGGGTTTCTGAAatgtctaaaaaatattgaaaagctGGCTTTTTTTGCTGTGGAAAGtgtaaagtaaatttaataatttttaaaattaaaacacgatCAGCATGAAAAAAACTACTTTTAACTCTGCCATCTATAAATtatccaaaaaaatttaaatcaagtttGATTATCACGTTTAAATTTAGCTAATTGCCATTTTTCACGCCCCTAGCCAGAGTTTGAATTCTTTTGAGAGTGTTATATAAAAAGAGGGAGCAGGATGCGCACCAAGGGAATgctaaaatttcttttccgGCGACGGCGTGGTAATTAAGGcatcttattattattttttccctgcACATCTGCTTTAATTTCATGGCGGAGAGGCACATTGTTTATTATGGATTTCGGGCCCGGAGAAATTTCCATCACAAAGACCCCAGGCGGCAGCTGGTTTATTAAGGAAATTACatgcaaaagcagcagcggcggtggcgagtCTGTCCGTGGGAAACTGCGTTGCTATATATAAGGTTGCAGAATGTTTAACGAAAGGGAAATTGAGGGGCATGCCTTTAAACTGTGGTTTTCGACGGAAAATTCGTACTTCAAAGTTGTGCGATCAAAGGAATCTAAGATATGCCCGTTTTGAAGTATTTTGCTCGATGCCTTGCATTCGTCCACACTTGCTTTTGAGCGATGGGGCCAACTCAACTCAAGACCACGGGGATGAAGTTATTTCCGCGTTAATGATTGCCTAATTTCTGCTGATATTCTAAAATTAGTCAAGAGGGTTAATTGCCTTCACCGCTTTGACGCGCGTCTTGTCATTGTTGACGGGGAAGCACGTGAAAAATGATCTCGAAATTTTCCACCCACTCTAGACTAGACTCGGCGAACAATGACGGTGCCAAAATTTGGCACGCATGGGAATTTTTGCTCGTTTGACAgcagcggaggcggcggaCGGAGACTTTTATTGTGACACCCTGTAAGAAGGAACGCTTTTCCGCCACTTCCACGCAAGAATGGGACGACTATAAATAGCAGCGTAAGCGTCTCCAAATTGCGGTCTCTCCTCCACTTTTGTGCTCGCTGTCTCTGCTGCTCGCATTGTCTGCCGAAATGAGGGGCATTATATTCTTCATTAGTCTGCGCAACAATCACACGAGGAAAGATGATAAACGACTCCCGAGGGCCTCGATATAAATTACACCCGCAGCTGAAAAGAAAGTCTGGGAATTAAAACTTCTTCCTCTCCGCGCGGCACTCTGTATTTACTTTCTGGCCGGCACGCACACAGCAGCTTCTTCTTCAACTTCTTCCAACCCCCCAACTCTTAATTAATACTCgcagcagaaataaaaacgcgcCAATTGCCGCTGACTctgccaaaattaaaagccaGCCAATTTGCTGagcgttttttatttcgattaaAACGCAGCGACGCCATGTTTGgcctgaaacaatttttcatcgcCGCTCGACaattaatgctaatttttcgCTAAACATGCTGCCGGCTCGCTCCAACGTTCGGCGCAAAAACGGCTGCGATCGCATAAATTTGCCGCCTGGTCAGTCAGCGTTCAGCGTATGGAGTTTGCGAAAAATTCGTGCGGACCAATCAACCGTAATTCTTGTTGTTTGCCGCGGCCCTGCACCGCATTTCAATGTGCCAATATTGGCTTTCCAGTCAAATCTgcatattttagcatttttccaTCTCGACTGGATTTTTTCTACGATAcggggatgtgaaaaacgtccagttttagtaaaaatgaaaaaaatagccttaacaaacaatttttgctgcttttaattatgataaaatagTTACATACTTTTGGTTGCTCTGtttcttgcaaaatttgtGGGATTTTTTGTGTTGTTACTTTTGGTTAATTTCATATTGCTTTTTACACATACCTAGCTTTTGCACCTATTTGATGTGCTCATTTCCAGAAATTTGCCTCTCTACTGGTCTTGTCGTTGTGGGATAAAATACAGCGAAGTTGAGCTGCCATAAACCGTTTTTTGCGTTCCCTGACCAACTGCGTTTTGCATTTctgtcaaattttgtttgcctttACATGAtggtgtttaattttttcgctcAGCTAGCTGGAAATCAAACTGCCCTTTTGCCGTTAAAATGTCAACCCTCGCTGAAAGGAAATGAGGTTTTTGTGCATACTAAATGATCATTAATCATCAGGAACGCCATGCAAAACATGCGACACACACGATTATCAAAgcgtaatttgaatttaaatatttgaaagtaTAAGTCATGCAAATCGGAGTAGGTCTGAATTTTGCGTGAAACTAGTCGTTCagataaaaatgagattttttcagAGGGTTGCAATCAGTTGCTTGCCCTAGCTGGTATTGAAAGGAGTTGCAGGAATCGGGTGGAAACACCACAGTGATAGAGCTGACGAAAGCCATTCGCGATCGGGATGGGAACAGTGGGGCGCCAGGCTGGCACGCCGAAAAGCAGGCCTCCACCAACCACTAGGCGGCACGCCAACAAAAAGCGCGCGATGTGCTTGACGTCAAGAGCACAATACGCACTCGAGTACTTAGGTCGCGGCAACATAACGAGAGGCGGCATGCAAATCAATAGGCCGCCGGTAAAAAGGTGCGTATGCTCAGCCTTGACGTCTTATTTTCCCGTCGCGAGGCAAAGAAGAATAGCGTAATGAAAGGGGGCGCAAAAAGGGGGAGGCACCTCaggtgtgtgtgcgcgctcgTGCAATCATGTACGTAGTGACTGGGCTAACAATGCCTGCAAGAAGTACATCAATCTTACAAGGTGTCACTGAAAAGGAGACATTGATCGCTTCATCCAGCCCCGGGGGGTGGAGTACCTCGCCTGCCACAGAGGTAAACTCGTTAATCTTCCGCCATGACAACTGCCGCTAATGCAGGCTAATAAAGTGTGTGCGAGCTGCGTGTACACGTCTATGTATTCTCCCCATAGCCTAATAATGGAAAACGGGATGTctggagagcaaaaaatatacaactAGCCAGGGTCTCATTGATtatgtttttgcaaaaaatgaagtGCGCACTGCAGTCCACGCAGATGAGACAGCCAAACGTACAAATCCATCCACAAAAATGTCAGGAAATTGTTCAAAAACGTCTTTAAGAAGCAGCAGgcgtatttttttccaagccTCGATTGAGCATTTGCATTCAACTCATTCGACGTCAAACATTTCATTGTAAATAGAGCCAAATCGATCAGAATTGGAACTGcccatgaaaagaaataatattatgatgCGCAAACACGGCCGTTTCGCTCTGCCtgcgatattatttattcatcggACGACACGAGCGGAGTCGCCCGTCCGCTGCTTTTTGGCCAACATTAATCAGCGTGGCacaattaatatcaattaaagCAGCCACCCCTCGCCTGTTCGCCGCGTCGCTGCCGGGTTGGTGGCGAAGTCATTTGCTGGATCCTTGCCTCCGTGGAGCAGATTTTTCACTCAGATTGCGCCTCCGAGGTGTTCATTAGGATGTCCTTTGTTTCACGGCTCGCCGTCTCTCACCACTTTGCATCAAGAGAGCAAAGCAAGGTGTTGGGGCACCTGGGGAAACTACTGCATCGCGGTTGAAACTTTTCTGTATGGTATATATCAAAGATGCTTGCATTAACAATTGCGCTTATCGCGTGATCTGGAGCGTTGTTTCATCAAGCCTTTTCTGTGTCGGGAAGagctggaattttaataattcgtcCACGAAACGTATGAAACAGtttaatataacattttttacgaTAATaaaagacgagaaaaaatacGTGGACAGGCAATCATTAAACTAAGGAAATATTCTTGATTGTTTTCATACCAAgcagaaatcttagaaaaaatcaatttttacccgTAAAAAAACTAGTCAAGTAAAATTGCAGTGGATTTTGATTACCAAGCAATTGAAAACGATGGATTCAAACTTATGATTGCTGAGTTCAAAAATTAGAGAATTTGACAAATTCCCTTTTACAGAGTCGCCATTCGCCTTCACTGCGACAAAattcatttcgatttttgaaatgtttttagttCTGAAAGAGGTTGATGAGGACATCTAACTATATAAACAGATCTATTCATTAATGgtagtttaatttcatttactttTTTCATAGGGAGTCCCAAAAACTCATAACATCTGTTCAACGTTGtggcaaaatcaatttactgTATAAGTTGTTTGAACCGTGTTTGAGAACACCTTGATCTCTTCGAAACTGAGGCCAGCCCCATATCGCTCAAGCTGGACGTCTTATTAGCTGATTTGGTGTGCACCATCTCTTGTGATTTCGGTCGATCAAATAAAACGAACAAAATTGGTATTGTATGTGTGAAATGTGGCGGTGATAATGCGATGCGTGATTGTATTGTTCGGAGCACAATGCCCCTTCTTTCTGTCGCGCTGTTGCTGCCGCCGTCGCTGCTGGTGCGATAATGGGGGCCAATAATGGAGGATGTTTCAATCAGGCAGACCTTGACACTCTGGCTGGCGTGCCATCTGGGTGTCAACACGGTTGCGGCCGCCGGGTCAGCCTTCTTATTCAATGCAGCGGCGCAGCATTAAGACGCCGCAATAAAACGCGGGGATTATCTCTCTCGTGGCAGGCGGCAGCAACTCTCGGccaagataattttatttacggcCGGCGACGAGCTCATAAATGCGAGCAGCTCTCATTCTCACTCGTCGTCCATCATAATTACGAAATTGTAAAAGAGCAACACATCACAAGCTGtttattgtgatttattttcttcaatgaAAACTTCACATTTTGGAGGGCCCAATTGAGTTTAAaaggacaaataaatttaaaaaaatatatatttttgatatcATATTTCGTAGCTTATGCTCtggatatttttactgtaaaaatgGAAACCAATCCTTTgaagcaacaattttaaaacccaTCCATTGGTTTCATTGAATGCAATTCTGGCTTTTTGTTTCAGAGCGAGCTGGTGGGTTACAAATCACAGACCTGAAGGTGCCACAGCTAGTGAAGAATAGTTCAGGAAGGCCTGTGGTACTTGACTGCGAGTACACCCTGGCACAGAATGAGGAGGGTGAAGGCCTGGTTGTCAAGTGGTTCTTCAACTCGCAGCCAGCCCCCGTCTATCAGTGGATCCCAGGAAAGAAACCTCAGGTCAGTGCACTCATATTATATTGCTCCATAAAAACCTTTCTGACCTTATATTTTGTTACTTAATAGAATCTGTTGTACCCTAACtggtgtttaataaacgaATTGACTTAAAAACATTTGTTATTAAGATAAAATGTTATCAAACAAATGAATGGAATCCAatggaaaaatcttttgaaataCATTTACGACTCTGATAACATTTTagatatatataattatgttatacaatttaaatgttagtactaattgaaataaagatttaccaatcaatcaatttatttaaacacaagTTGTGTACAAAAGATTATATCAAATACTATTAGGacagtcaaaatatttataattgtattttaatatttgtatttagtacatttttattaatttttatattaaaatgtaataaaactattttgtataataaatatttcaagtattCATTTAAAGCATGTTCCCTTAATCATGAACCTTGAATATGAAgtgtgaatattaaaaagcaacatttaattaaaaatgtacacTAATCTAGCAGAATATCTAATTCTAATTGAACTGTGCctgcaaattaatatcaaattctGACGTAGTACTTGCatgtgataataattaatatctaGGTAAGAGCtgctgtaaatttatttattaaattaaaaaacacgttttttatATTCCTTAACTGGATTGATGTTGTTAAATGAAGAAACAATGTAACTAATTGTAGTTTGTTCAATTATTTAGGACCTCGGCATATTGAAGGGCCGACTGAACCTGGAGTACCAAGCATCGAGCCACCCTTCTCAGGCTCACAGGGCCCTGCAGATTATCAGCGCAACGAGCGAGCTCTCCGGAGAATACAAATGCTCTGTATCCACTTTCAATGATGAAGACTTCATGGTCAAGCGGATGCTCATCTTTGGTGAGTAGAAAAAATTCGCTCCATCTTCTAAATTAGCCCTCTCGTGCTGTAAATTAGAGGCTGAGGAGAAATTGGCCCTCGAGTCgacggtggtggcggcggctttGCCAATTACGCGCGTTACGTCGACGAGAGGGCCGCGCGTGCAATCCAATTTCAATTATGTTACCTCAGAATGCACCCCACTTTCGCCACATCTGTCCGGTGATAAGTAGTAGCTAGTCGGCGGCGGGGAAAGAAACTCATCCTCCCTGCGCCGGTAATCCTGTCCAAAAATTAGGTTTTCGTCGAGTGGAAAGTTTCTTAAAGAAcccccgccgcctccaccgtcgccaccaccaccaccaccaccaccacagtCCGTAGTCTGTATTGCAGTGGGAACGACGCGAGCGAAACTTTTTGAGtgtatcaaaaacaaaaagttttccTTTGCGctctataatatttttgaatgaagCTAGGAACGAacgtccttttttattttagatcaGATTTCTAGAAATCTGCCGCCCAACATTTCGAATTTGGCAGGTTTGTGCTATCCTTTTGTTAAGTTTGTTAtctatttttaactgtactAGTTAGTGAGaaacttcatttaaaaaaaaaaaaattgaaaaaagtaaattggtttgcaaattttgaatgctAAAAAGTGAGGATTACTGAAAATACCAacgaagtatttttttaaaaggagcTGTGTATTTTAATCTCCATAATTATCGCTACAGTTTCCActtcaaaagttttaatctttttttcaatttagttgAGTTATTTAAGAAGCGGTCCGCACGTTTTTGAtgtcatttatttgtttaccttttttattaataattttctaggAAATCAGTTTCattaagattaaataattttggaaagttttaTATCAACAGAATGATCTTGTCGgataatatgaaataaatttactcaaaatcTTCATAGATTcatctgaatatttttccgtCGTCCTTTTTATCTCAAGCAGTGATAAATctccactttttattttataatgacgTTGGAATATTATATTGAGAGCCATTCATTTTCTCGTTAGAGCATCAAGGTCCCACCGGCTAAATagtttattataaattatattcagtTTGCAAGCGCTTTCTCGTTTATGTCCACTGTTTTTGCTTAGCACCACGAGCGTGTATCTATAGCC
It encodes:
- the LOC135935697 gene encoding uncharacterized protein LOC135935697 isoform X3 → MDARKCANNKLRYYSVSALCVLLLIERAGGLQITDLKVPQLVKNSSGRPVVLDCEYTLAQNEEGEGLVVKWFFNSQPAPVYQWIPGKKPQDLGILKGRLNLEYQASSHPSQAHRALQIISATSELSGEYKCSVSTFNDEDFMVKRMLIFAPEKRFEVWQSRGPREGLVNISCLATGAFPEPKLSLYPDSGTLEDVKIETRSQKGSYDVLASTVIEYPLEPTVFHCELRIPEAQYEIKKNFVYYPGT